In the genome of Podospora pseudocomata strain CBS 415.72m chromosome 7, whole genome shotgun sequence, the window TGTCGCGATGGAGATGTCGCAGGATAAGGCCAGGTCCGGTATGTTCTCACTTTGAGGTGCCCAGCCAGTATGATAACTAATCAAGCTATACAGGAGGATCACTAGGCTGGAAAACAAAGGGGTCATTGCTGCCCGAGTTTGAAAAGGTGGCTTACGAACTACCCACCAGCACGACCAACAAGCCAAGCTGGGGGATGGCCAAGACGTCCGAGGGTTATCATGTCATCATGGTCGAGGGACGCAAGTAGTTTTTAACATCAACCAATCACATAGTCAGGAGTGGAACAAACAAAAGTTGGTTGACCGTCCCAGATCAAAAGGCTTTTGAATTTTTTGACTGTCTTGATTTTTGTCTCGTCCTCATTCTgagggaagaaaaaggaggtAGCTTGCCCGAATTTCCCCAATTTGTCGTGTCCATCCGTTTGTGACCATAAATGCGCCCAGAGATTTGTTGCCCTTGCCCCCATCCACGGTCGTGGCTGTGAAAGAGGTGTTCCGAGTCTAATGCCGAATTCGTTTTGATACGCCGAAAAAACCCGTCCCAGGTATGAaaaccccctttctctcttccAGTTCAATCGTTGCAGTGAAGAACGACTAAAAGCTAcctccccccactcccctaagcggcggtggtgtcaAGAAATTTAAGCCTCAGACTGGAAGtagtcgaggaggatggagcgCTCCTGCGACTCCTCACCCCAGTCCTTGACGACGACGCAAGAGCAGTTGACAACCTTGCGGGCGTTACCCTCACGGTCGAGGACGCCTGTGGAAGAGAGTCAGTATTGGTGGCGACACTATAAGATTGTAAAGGGTACTCACAGAGACCAGCCCACTCGCCCAATTGCTTTCCATCGGGAACCTTGATCAGAGGGATCTTGTGCTCGGAGCAGAGGGCAATGACGAGCTTCTTGtaggcctcctcctcgcagGACTCGTTGAGGACGCACATGTGGGCCTGGCGGCGGTCgagggccttggaagcctcACGGAGACCGCGGGCGAGACCGTCGTGCATGAGGGAGAGCTTGAGAACACCCTTGAGAGCGTCAAGGACAGACATCTGGCCCTTGCTGGCCTCGGCCGaaacctcgacctcgacgtCGGCAACCTGCTGAGTCTCTTCTACGTCCGACTAGACACACGACTTTGTTAGCGGGGTGtcatcctcgacggcggcgagaAAAGAGCGGTGTCAttgtgtttggtggtgtaggTGATCGTCGACTTCaagtcgttgtcgtcgttggtgGGTGGACGGTACTCACCATCTTGATGATTTACTTTCCAAGTAAAGTGCCGGTGCGATCCTCGAAGAGTAAATTGGTAATGATCCTTTTATTCGTGTGTAGGTAtcaggagggaggggagctAGAACAGGCCGGTGGACAGAAATTCGAGAATAATGTGCGAGCCCCGAGCGCCCCACCCAATTGGCTGGATCCATCAAAATTTTGGTGTGTGCTTCGCGAAAGCGGGGCGCTCTGCCAGAAGGGGATTGGCGAAATGTTGCTGCAGTAGGCATTAGGGCAAAGTTTCGAGGAGCAcgggccaccaccacgacccacAAGCTAGGCGACGACAAATTTCtctggggttgttgcttcTGCCAGGCCTTGTTGAAAAGTCGACGCCCGCCCACCGACCTTCTCCGCGACCACTATCCGTCAATCACCAACGAGGTATGTATATTCATCCCGCTCTCGGGACATGACTCAACAGCAGGACGACGCCTTTCGCACAGGCTGAGGAGGGCAATCATGGAGGCCCGTGTTGGCAAAACGCGGGTCGACGACATGATacgctcctcctcgtcagcaGCTGGCGGGCAGAACCCTCTTGAAGAATCATCAACGAGGGCACTCTTCCACCCAGTCGAGCCTCGACCGAAAGGCTAACACAAACCTCGAACCTCTGGCAGATACCTCATTTCCACATCTCCGATTTGAGAATCTCCGTCTCCTCAACACCGCCAAAATGGTCCGCACTTCCGTCCTCCACGATGCCctcaacagcatcaacaacgccgAGAAGGCCGGCAAGCGCCAAGTCTTGATCCGCCCTTCCTCCAAGGTCATCGTCAAGTTCCTCCAGGTCATGCAGAAGCACGGTATGTGGTTGTCAGATGGGAAATCATTGGGCCTCCGAAACGACAAGATCCTCGCGACGATTTCCCTTGCACAAACTTCGGCATGATAACTAGGCGACTGTCTCAATCTGCTCCACGACTTAGCCCTTTAAGTTGCCGATAAATTATACACCACGCGGGGATCTTACACGTTATCGGAGTTGCCAATGATGACCCAATGTTTAAATCTTCGCGACATTTTCTTCTGACATTCTTTCCTAGGCTACATTGGCGAGTTCGAGGAGATCGATGACCACCGCTCCGGCAAGATCGTTGTCCAGCTCAACGGCCGGTATGTTTTTGTCTGTCTGACCTGACTTGAAGAGCACAAATTAACCATTCCCAGCCTCAACAAGTGCGGTGTCATCTCCCCCCGTTACAACGTCCGCCTCTCTGAGCTCGAGAAGTGGGTTGTCAAGCTCCTTCCCGCCCGTCAGTTCGGCTacgtcatcctcaccacctcggcCGGTATCATGGACCAGGAGGAGGCCCGTCGCCGCCACGTCTCTGGCAAGATCATTGGCTTCTTCTACTAGACAAGCAACCACAAAGGCAATGAAAATCTGACTACCAAGAGCGATGGCATATTTTGGGCGTTGTGACTGATACCCCTGTTTCATTGGGAGTTCTGATCTGGAAAATGGTTAGATCTTTCAGACGGCACTGGTTGCGCATGGAGGATTCAGATATGAGCAATACCTGAAATCGTGTCTCCATTTGGGACCCCAGCATTTTGAGCGTGACACTGGTGTATCTGCAACGTGTGATGGCAATGTCTTGTGATATGTTTGTAAGACTGGACATCCACTCCCGTAGGGCCGGCTCTATGTTGAGGAAGTCATTCGTACAATTCTATCCATGTCGTTGATAGACACGAGGCAGACCACGATAGGGGTTCAGGCTACAGGCGTGGCCTAGCCCCTTGGGGAAGCTCGATGGAAGCTTGGCAAGGCGACTTCACGGCTTTGGCCCCACCTTTAAACCAACGCGACATGCGTCAGTGGTTGTTAATTTTGGGGGGATGGATCCAGTGCCAACGCTTCGCATCAACTTTGTCCAGGTCTctccttttttccccttttgAATCTATCAAACCTGTCTTGCCACCGATGCGAACCGAAGCGGGATTACCACCGCccgcgacgacgacgacgacgaccagAGACGAAGAACAGCGCGCTCACTGACGAGAACGACCTATCTATTGTACATAACATATGCGACTCGGACATCTTGTATGAGACCGACATTTTGATACCTCGATGAACACGCTCTACTCCGACAACAACCGCTACTTGGCAAGGAAACGGCCCTCGGAGATCTAAACCGCCGGGCGACGCACCCCGGCCGCGGTCACGATGCGCAACAGGCAGATTGGCGTCCTGGGGGCGTTTCTGTTCTTGGTGTTTTGTGTTTATTCTCTGTCAAGAAGCCCAGGGGGTTTACCCCGGCCCCGTTCACCGCAAAAGGAACCGGAGGACAAGCCGCCTGAACCACCCAGGATAGCAATCCCCATCACCTGGACCGACGACTCCAACACAAAAGACACCAAACCCGCCCCTGCCCCAGAGGGGTCGCATCCGATATGGTACCTGACCAACCAAGCAGAGAAGGAGTTTGAAGCTGTGAAAGGGAGGCAGAGCAGAACTTTGGGAGAAGCGGTGGGGGAGTATAAACGCCGGTACGGGATACCGCCCCCCCCAAACTTTGACAAGTGGTGGGATTTTGCaacggagaggggggtggtgctggttgatgAGTTTGATACCGTCATGGAGTTAGTCACGCCATTCTGGGGGCTGAagccggcgacgacgaggaggagggcgagggaggtgatcgGGTTTGATGATTCGCTTATGGGGGTGCAGATCAGGAAGGGGAATGTCACTAGTATTTTCAAGGCTAGGACGGCAGAGTGGCATCAGAGGGGTGTGCTGGGGATGCTGGAGAAGTTTGTGGGTTGGTTGCCGGATATGGACTTGGCGTTTAATGTCAATGATGAGAGTAGAGTTGTGGTGCCGTTTGAGGATCTGGAGAGGCTGGTgaaggtggggttgggggttaaCATGGCGAAACTAAAGCGGGAAAAGGAGCCGAGGAATGGGTGGACTGATGTGGGAAAAGTGGAAGGGTTGGACTACGAGGGACGGTTTGATGAGGGGAAGCTGACGAGGTTTAACACTTTTGCTCATCAGCCTACTTGGACGCACTCGAGGATCTCGTGCCCGCCTGGGAGCCCGGCGAGGAtattggaggagggggagcagtTTGATGATCGGGGGAGGTACTCGAtgggggagctggggttTGTGACGAACTGGACTGCGATGGCAGATATATGTCTTACGCCTTCGCTCCAGTCGACGTTTGGGTTTTTTGACAGACCGAACGCGTATTCTGTCGTTCATGATCTTGTTCCGGTTTTTTCGCCGAGCAAGATTTCGAGCTATCAGGATCTGATCTTTCCTTCTCCGTGGTATTACTCGGGGAAAGTCCCGTACGACCCGAAGAAGGATCCGGACTGGGAAGAGAAGATGAACCGGTTGTACTGGCGTGGCTCGACGACGGGGGGTTTCTCGCGCAATggaggctggaggaggcagcACAggcagagggtggtgaagaagttcAATGCGGTGGACAAGGCTAATGTTCTTACCAATGTGGGCAGTTCTACCTCGCCTAACTGGACGGTTGCTTCTGTTCCCCGGGGGGACTACAAGTCTTTGTTGGATGTTTATTTCAGCCACATTGGGCAGTGCGACCCGGGCGATTGTGCCGCGCAGAAAGAATTCTTTGAGGTTAAAGAGTATGCCAAGCAGGAAGACGCGCTCAAGTACAAGCATGTGCTTGACATGGACGGGAATGCCTTTTCGGGGAGATTTCACGCGTTTTTGAAGAGCAAGAGCTTGGTTTTCAAGTTTGCCATCTTCAAGGAGTGGCATTATGAGTGGTTGAGGCCGTGGGCGCACTATGTGCCCATGAGCCtcaagggggaggagtggctggagctggtgaggtatttcggggaggagggggagggaaaacgagagggggagagggtggcgatgcaggggagggagtgggcGGGCAaggttttgaggggggaggacatGGAGGTTTGGTTTTttaggttgttgttggagtgaGTTTTCCCTGTCCTGGATCatgtgtgatgatggtttgaTGCTGACAtgtgagaaaaaaaaataggtatgggagggtggtggatgatgataggGAGAGGATCGGGTTTGATATGTGAAAAACTATGTGTTCTTTTACATTTCAAAAACAGGAGTGAGTATATAAGGGGTCAAGGGTTAACAGCAAAAACAGTCGACATTATAACGGGTTGGATAATGGCGGATGGGAAACAAAGCAATGTCTacagcagtggtggtgggcgggtAAGTTATGAATTATAATAATATGTATAACATGTACACAATCAAGGTACCGGGGATGCGTAGATTTCAGGACAGGTATAGAACACAGACACTCAAACATATCAAAGATCACAAATGCAACACAATCTGAATCATCTTGCTTCCGTTTTACCTGCTTTGCACTTGAAAACAACAAGGGTTGTGCTATCAACAATGAAGATCAATCACCAACGCAGGTCTGGTTCAACCGTTCCACGAGGTGTGTTAGCCACTTCAAACAAACTTTCAGAGGCCCCAATCATCAAAATAAACACGCAAAGATTTGACCGAAAAGGTGTCAATAAATCTATTAACCCATACATCTCTCTCGCTGCTTGATTAACATACCACACATCAACCCTCAATAACGCGCCAAAGCCCCGAGCCTAAAAAAGCCACTTTTTCTTCCAACTcaatcctcatccccctcagcatcctcctcccccccagacacctctctcctctccccaccatatccctcctcactccccacactccccctcctctcctgctcccttcccccatcttgttcctcctcttcctcctcctcatcctcccccccaaagtACCCAACAGGCATGCTCTTAaacctctccaactcctGCCTCAACTCCTCACTCGGCTCCCCAACCGTaacctccagctcccccaccctcgcctcctcctcctcaccctgcGGCAGCACCCCAATCGTCCTCGCAATATTCTTCGTCCTCTGGTTCCGAATCGTGGTCCTCTGCATGACAGGGTAGTAATAAACCCCCTTCTGCGCACTATCATCCCTCCGTCCCTTGCTCCCCGTCTCATCATTCCGATACGCAAGGATAACCTCCTCCGCATACTTCGTATGGTgatccatctccttctccgtaGCCGTCTCATACGCCCTGACCCTCGGAAACTTGAAAACACCCCTACCCTCGCCATCAGTAGCGGTATACAACGACTCCTTCTCCTTATCCGGGTTGTCCACATCGAATTTCTCCCGGAACCTCTCCCCCGTCTTGCCATCCTGCGGTAGGTAAAAGTCGTAGTTCATCATCTGCAACGGCTTGGGGGTGTGATCCGGATCGCGAGCCCAAGCCTCATACGCCTGCTGGTaggcctcgtcctcggcctgGGAGCGGGTGATGGGCTTGAGGATACCAGACAGCATGCGGGTGTCGTACTTGTCCGTTGCAGTGACGGGGTTGGTCTGGAACTTGACCGTGACGTAGGCGCCAGAGTCGGGAAAGGCTTCCAGGTCGGGCAGGAGGGGGAACGACTCGACAATGGTACAGTTGGTGCGTTTGGAGGGGTGCTTGACTTTGGTCCTGTCCGCCAGGCCGACGGCCGCGGCTTCGAATGATTTCTCGATGCGCCGCTTGATCCAGGCTGGTGTTCCCCTGTCTGGCTCTGGGGAGGCCTTGCGCTTGATGGGGCGCTTGGGAGCGGCGTTGCCGGCCGAGGGTCGAAGGAAGGGGTCGGCTTTGGGGcgggagacggtggtgggagtgTTGGAGATGTATTCCGTCCGGCGGAGGAAGGACACGCCCTGGTTCTGGGACTTGGGCTTGCCTAGGCTGCCgaggggacggaggagggctCTGTCGTGGGGATGGATCGGGGGAGGTTCGGAGGGGGCTTGGATTGCTGGTTGCTGAAAGTCAGTTACGTTACAAACGACTCGAAAATGGGAAATCGAGACAAGACGCACAGctctcatcgccatcaaaaACACCCGGCATCCCCACCAGATCGAGCGGCATTCCGAGTTCGCCATCGGCCTCGATGTTCAATGGCTGAATGCGGGCGAGATGGGACGCgaagttggggttggtgtacTGGCCGCTAGCTAGACCAACGCTGGGGATGTTCAGCAGCTTCGGCGggatgggaggtggagggagggcatTGGAGTATCGGATTCTCGCAATGTAATCCTGCGAGTACTTTTCTGGTCGCGACATGATGGCCGGTTTGGTTGTGGTCCTGGTtgtcgagagagagagagagagagagagagagagagagagagagagagagaaagaattTGGCGAGGCGCGTGTTCGCGGTTCAATTTGTTGGAGTCGCGCGGTCCAAGCCGGTGGACGATTAAGTTCGAGTTGAGAATAAGAGTGGGCCCGACCAGCTTCAGCGCTGTGGCCAAACacaggtacctacctattaAGAGAATCATTCTTTTTGACATTTGATCGCACTTGAAATCGCAGAGACGTAATATATCACATATTCAATCCTCACTCAAACTCCGAATATCACTCCAAAAACTATCCTCAAATTACCGCTACCCAACTCTCTGtctctcccttcccaaaaGAACAACCCCCTCGACTCGATTAAAACAAATATATAACATTAATACAAGGGGTTGTCGTAAAGtccttcccccctcatcttcaccatgtGTCATGATACATGCAATCTAGCCTGCCCTGCCAGAGAGTTTGTTGTCTATCCCACCTTgaaccaacccatccatccacccgCGCAAAAAATGCTTATCCATTTCCGTTGCGAGCGCGTGTGCCTGACTTTAGAAAAACGCCTCCATCCCGCCCGCCGACCAAATCACTTTTTGTGTTccgtccaaaaaaaaagccaaacatGATCACTCTGCAATTTTATGAGCTGTTCTTGGTGTAGCGCGCCTTGCCAACGGTAAATGGCACGTAGCGGTACTTGATCATGTGCTGGATTTGCTTGCGCACTGTTGCAAGTTGGTGTCAGATGCTGAAAATTGCAGAGGATAAGGATAAATAGGGAAAAGACTTACTGGtcaaaacaaaaagcatAATCCAGtacatcaccaacacagGCCAAAACACGGGCACATTGAACACCTCGAACCAGGTGCACACAAACGAGATGGAAATGGCGCGGGTGGCGGCGTGCCAGAACTTGAACTCGGGCAGGCGGCGGATGAAGGGGCGGAACTCCTCGTCCTGCTTGGTAGGGAGAGAACCGAGGCTGCCGTCTTCCATGTCATTGTCGAGGGCCTCGTTGGAGGGGTCGAATTTGGGctggaggaaggcgaggaagaggttgaggaggtagaTGCCGAGGGCGTAGGCCACTGTGAATCGTTCCATCGTTAGCACGCGGTACAAGAAGAGAGGTCAGGTAGACATACCGATATACCAGCCTTGCGCAAAGAAGACGCGcgcaaagaaaaagacgagCAGCACGCCGGTGCCGACCCATCGGTAGAGAGTGTGGGGAGTCGACTGGTCGAGGAGCGCTTGGTATTGCTGTCTTTCTGTTAGTTTTCTGTCTCTTCCTCTATGTCCAAACCCAGAGTCTGGTATCGCATACCCTCGACAGCTTGTTCGTTTGCGCAGTCACGGCGCCGAAGGCCGACATTGGTTCCTCGACAGCGTCCATCTTGTGTATAATTCTCCCGTCAAAAAATAGGATCGTCGTGGTCGTTGGCGTTGTGAAGCTGAAGAAAAGACACAAAGTTATCAAAGGCTGGTGGACAGCAGAACaagcgcagcagcagcagaaaggTGGCAGTGGCTGATTGCGCGTTCTCAGATAGGAGGATACGTGACAGATCAATCGGTTTAGCCACACAAAACTTCCCGCAAGTTTAGGGGGCCTACCCACAAGTGGAAATTTTTGACCAAGAACCTGCCACATCTGGCCAGGGTGTGGGGTCGGCACCTTTCACACTAAAGTGTGGCTGAGACTTTTTGGTAGCGAGCAACCCCTTGTTCAGTTGCCGCAAGCAGGGGTGGTCATGTTTTACCGGTGACGTCTGGGTGTTAAGAAGGGACGAGCATGTGGGGGGAAGAAGCTACCCCATTGTCCCGAagaatggggggagggtgatcCTAAACATTGCCGTCCCGCATTCCATTCCGTCTGATGGAATTCGTCTTTAATATAAGACTTTAGATTTCTCAATTCCATTCGTGAGCTTCACACATCGTAAAAATGCACCCCACCGCCCGCCTCGCCGTTCGCAGCAGCGGCTTCCGTGCTGCTGCCGGAACAGCTCGTCTCTCCCGCTTCCAGCCATCCACACTCCCCCGTGTCGTCGTCCgcttttcttcctctggATCAAACCCCCAGTATGAGTTCATCCAAGTGACTGAGCCCCGTCCGGGCGTCGGGCAGAGTATGTCTCCTGAACTatcaccccctcaaccacatATCCATTATTTActttccccctttccatcacCCACTTACTAACCGCCCATTGCAGTCACCCTCAACCGCCCCAAAGCCCTCaacgccctctccacccccctcataACCGAGCTcaacaccgccctcctcaccttccaatcaaccccctccatccgCGCAATCCTCCTAACCGGGTCCCAGAAAGCCTtcgccgccggcgccgacaTCAAGGAAATGGCACCCTTAACCTTCAGCTCGGCCTACCTCAACTCCTTCATCGAATCCTGgtccaacctcaccaccaccctcaaaaaACCCCTCATCGCCGCCGTCTCCGGCCACGCACTTGGCGGAGGGTGTGAGTTAGCCCTCATGGCGGACATAATCTACTGCACCAAAACCGCCAATTTCGGGCAGCCGGAAATCAAACTTGGAACCATCCCCGGAGCGGGCGGGTCGCAgaggttgacgagggcgGTGGGCAAGGCAAAGGCTATGGAGCTGATATTGACGGGGAAGAGTTtctctggggaggaggcggaacAGTGGGGGGTTGCTGCGAGGGCGTTTGGGAGTTATGAGgagttgatggaggagagtCTCAAGACTGCGGAGACGATTGCGGGGTACAGCAAGGTTGCGGTGCAGGCGGccaaggaggtggtgaataAGAGCcaggagttggggttgagggatgGGGTCGAGTTTGAGAGACGGGTTTTTCACGCGTTGTTTGGGAGTGAGGATcagaaggaggggatgggggctTTTggtgagaagaggaaggctcAGTGGAAGGATCAGTAGAGGTGGGGGGAGTGATGCTGGTAGAAAGGAAGAGGTGTTTATAGTTGTGGTGTAAAAGATCTGTGAAAAGTTATCAAGTTTTTATTCCACCTGTCCTGGATATGTATCTACAGTCTTGTGTGACCTTACAGCTCTTGATGCCTTTGCCTTTTGTTAGAATCTAAAATAATTCTCTAAAGACCGGCCGCATCATATACACTGTCCACCAGGCATGTCCTCAACAATTTGCATACGGCAAGTAGTATAATGATATTATTACTCAAAAGCACCCCGAAAAACGCCCCAGATTGCAGAGCAAGCCGCACTAGTGGGCAGAGGGCGCACTGCCACACGACTGCCCAAACGGAACGCCAGGTCCAGCCATATCATGGTAATATATGTACACCAAAGTCCTTCGCAAGGGCAGTAAATAATAGCAGTTCGGGCCTGGCCACTGTAGCGGTGTGCGCCGCAATCTGAAGGCTTTTCCAGATTGATTTTTCTCTTCTTATTTCGCAtctccatccaaccccctctggTTGGGCTGTCACCCCCCAAGAACCTTTACATACGGTCCAGGAAAcagcccccccttcccttgaTACCACCCGTGAAACCACTCCCCAttcacatcctccacctccccaatctcTGCCCCTTTAGGGAAAAACAACTCATCACCTACCCCCTCGGCCGGAACCCAACCCCAGTTCGCCACTGCTTTTGGGTCTGTCCCCCCATCGGGAGGGAAATCGTGTTCGTCCTGGACAAGTTCGGAGAGTTGCTCTGGTTTTAGATCGGCAACACTCCTGGGGTTTACCCCCTTTGTTGACGTAACCATgtccaccccaaccaacctcgCTTTTCTcgtgctgccgccgccgctgctgctgctgctgctgttggggtcgATTTTCCAACTCCATGTTTGATATGATGAGTTTTTTGGAATAGATTCGATACGTAACCGTCGCCCGCCGACAAGGTCCTTGAATATTCTTCTCTTGTAAACCGTCTCGCTCGCGCTGGGGGAAGAAAGCGAAAAAGCCAACATGACCATCCTGTGCCCCTTTGGACAGCGGCGCCATCCCTTTGGGCCGTTTTCCACGGGGAGGTGGTTCATGTTGAGGAAGTGGTTGTAGCACGCCACGCAGAGATTTGTACAATCCCCAGCAGTGGCAGAGGGGAGTTGGGAAGGGCAGGAGTAGCAGTGATAATAAACTTGATTGCGAGGTATGGGCTTGGTGCATTGCTCGCAGTGCTGTTTTGGGTCGGACGGGTGGTAGACTCCTTTGCTGCGGGTAGTACTGTTTGCGACGGCTATTGATGATGGCGCAAAGGGGGATtgctgaggggagggtttAGACATGTaggtgaagggggtgagggggtgggggcaAGATTTTCCTTTGCTGACGCAGGTGTTGCAGTACCCCCAGTCCCCAGCGTTGCAGGTGTCACATCCCCAGTGGAGGTCGTTGCGCGTAAAGGCTGAGCACCCTGAGCAGAAGGTGCCTCGTTGTAACCGATCGGCTGGGTTTTCAGCTGTTAATGTCCGGCGaccttctgctcctcccggAAGGTtagagggggggaggtagCGGCTCCCAACCAGTGTGTGCGGCGGTGGGAGGTCTGGGCCAAGTCGTTTCCACTTCTGGAGGGCGTTTGGGCCGTACCCAAAGAAGTGTAGACATCCCTTGCCGCGGCGGTAGCAGTCGAGACAAATATTCCAGTTGCCTTCGTGGCAGAGATTGCAGTTGTAGTGGAGATCGTATTGGATGTGTTCCCTGGAGCAGTGGTTGCATTGGATCAGGGGCTCTTTATACCACACTGGCTGGGCTCGTCGTGGGGACGCTAATGGCGGAGAGTTGATATCATTGCTCAGCGGCCCTGACGTCGGCGCAAGAGTAGGAGAGTCATGTCGAGCGAGTTCCCTCCTAGCCGGACCAACTTCGGCCGGCAACTCCGTCGGTGATTGCTGTGTTGGTATAGTTCCAGCTGGTATCAAAGGTATCGGCATCGTTCCCGCAGGTACAAGCGGTATCGGCTCCCTCAGCGGAGAAGCCCTCTCTCCCGGCGACTCCCTCCGAGACGaaggtgtc includes:
- a CDS encoding hypothetical protein (COG:O; EggNog:ENOG503NWVX); its protein translation is MSTSTNPGPAISLEAELTCSICTDLLHTPLTLLDCLHTFCAPCLKSWFSFQASSLLSRPGPPPPPDFAVYTCPSCRDRVRDTKHDARVATLLEMFERINPTCERIKSEEEKREMDGQYKRGEDIMPRLPFQDRTREEVERDEEERRLLERVQAVSLREATEGLGRRRGDSGERRRERRREREREVTHQSSLRSLISTEGVDARDIEREVEEFARQIQEEGLLDGLDLDNIDLENNDELSRRITEAYRRRHRERVRNNEGGRVRGSGTSSRSHNTEGVRPRSRTATGVVTTTREGSRPASRHTVHSRAPSQSGNESDREPRGRYPPSTSFAGRLEVQEPGRSRRRTSSSGRSATVPLPPAQFPEPVRVGSRVQTDPVALGDAPAPLRPRLRGGTSSSPTSATVTTTTPSSRRESPGERASPLREPIPLVPAGTMPIPLIPAGTIPTQQSPTELPAEVGPARRELARHDSPTLAPTSGPLSNDINSPPLASPRRAQPVWYKEPLIQCNHCSREHIQYDLHYNCNLCHEGNWNICLDCYRRGKGCLHFFGYGPNALQKWKRLGPDLPPPHTLVGSRYLPPSNLPGGAEGRRTLTAENPADRLQRGTFCSGCSAFTRNDLHWGCDTCNAGDWGYCNTCVSKGKSCPHPLTPFTYMSKPSPQQSPFAPSSIAVANSTTRSKGVYHPSDPKQHCEQCTKPIPRNQVYYHCYSCPSQLPSATAGDCTNLCVACYNHFLNMNHLPVENGPKGWRRCPKGHRMVMLAFSLSSPSASETVYKRRIFKDLVGGRRLRIESIPKNSSYQTWSWKIDPNSSSSSSGGGSTRKARLVGVDMVTSTKGVNPRSVADLKPEQLSELVQDEHDFPPDGGTDPKAVANWGWVPAEGVGDELFFPKGAEIGEVEDVNGEWFHGWYQGKGGLFPGPYVKVLGG